A DNA window from Vibrio tarriae contains the following coding sequences:
- the vpsT gene encoding LuxR family transcriptional regulator VpsT yields MKDENKLNVRMLSDVCMQSRLLKEALESKLPLALEMTPFSELWLEESKPESRNIQMLVIDYSRISDDVLTDYSSFKHISCPDAKEVIINCPQDIEHKLLFKWNNLAGVFYIDDDMDTLIKGMSKILQGEMWLTRKLAQEYILHYRAGNSVVTSQMYAKLTKREQQIIKLLGSGASNIEIADKLFVSENTVKTHLHNVFKKINAKNRLQALIWAKNNIGIEEVNS; encoded by the coding sequence ATGAAAGATGAAAACAAACTAAACGTTAGAATGCTTTCTGATGTTTGTATGCAATCCAGATTGTTGAAAGAGGCGTTAGAATCAAAACTTCCTTTAGCGCTGGAAATGACACCATTTTCTGAGCTCTGGCTCGAGGAGAGTAAACCAGAAAGCCGCAATATTCAGATGCTGGTGATTGATTATTCTAGAATTTCTGATGATGTATTGACCGATTATAGCTCGTTTAAGCACATCAGTTGTCCTGATGCTAAAGAAGTAATCATTAACTGCCCACAGGATATTGAGCATAAATTACTCTTTAAATGGAATAATTTGGCCGGAGTATTCTATATCGATGATGATATGGACACGCTGATCAAAGGCATGAGTAAAATTTTGCAGGGTGAAATGTGGCTAACTCGTAAGCTGGCTCAAGAATATATTCTTCACTATCGTGCTGGCAACTCAGTTGTTACCTCGCAAATGTACGCAAAATTAACCAAAAGAGAACAACAAATTATCAAGTTGCTTGGAAGTGGTGCTTCTAATATTGAAATTGCAGATAAACTCTTTGTGAGTGAAAATACAGTAAAAACACATCTGCATAATGTCTTTAAAAAAATTAATGCCAAAAATCGCTTGCAGGCACTGATTTGGGCGAAAAACAATATTGGAATCGAAGAAGTCAATTCTTAA
- a CDS encoding heavy metal-binding domain-containing protein — MIVTTTPNIEGKRIVRYCGVIAGEAILGANIFKDLFAGLRDIVGGRSGTYERELEKARAIALEELQQHAAALGANAVVGIDLDYETFGKANGMLMVSISGTAVVVE; from the coding sequence ATGATTGTTACAACGACACCCAATATCGAAGGCAAACGCATCGTTCGTTACTGCGGAGTGATTGCAGGCGAAGCCATTCTTGGTGCCAACATTTTTAAAGATCTGTTTGCTGGGCTCCGCGATATTGTAGGTGGACGCTCAGGTACTTATGAACGAGAGCTCGAAAAAGCTCGTGCAATTGCATTGGAAGAATTACAGCAACACGCCGCAGCACTGGGCGCAAATGCCGTGGTCGGCATCGATTTAGATTATGAAACCTTTGGTAAAGCCAATGGCATGCTGATGGTTTCCATCAGTGGCACTGCAGTTGTCGTCGAATAG
- a CDS encoding 2OG-Fe(II) oxygenase, with product MALDGLMDAIADRGWYVWDDFLKPQEVQALRECIPERWKRAKIGRNEETQRAADIRSDKIQWLDVSMDQPVQDYLERMEQIRREVNRHFFLGLFEYEAHFAKYEAGDFYLKHLDSFRGNENRKLTTVFYLNENWTPTDGGELKIYDLQDNWIETLAPVAGRLVVFLSERFPHEVLEAHADRVSIAGWFRTNGVSGNKLDIAN from the coding sequence ATGGCGTTAGATGGATTGATGGATGCAATTGCAGACCGAGGTTGGTATGTGTGGGATGATTTTCTGAAGCCGCAAGAAGTGCAAGCTTTACGAGAGTGCATTCCTGAACGTTGGAAACGAGCAAAAATTGGCAGAAATGAAGAGACTCAGCGTGCGGCTGATATCCGGAGCGATAAAATCCAATGGCTTGATGTATCAATGGATCAACCTGTTCAAGACTATTTAGAGCGGATGGAACAGATCCGGCGTGAAGTGAATCGTCACTTTTTTCTTGGGCTGTTTGAATATGAAGCGCACTTTGCAAAATATGAGGCAGGTGATTTCTACCTTAAACATCTCGACTCGTTTCGCGGCAATGAAAATCGCAAATTGACCACAGTGTTTTACCTCAATGAAAATTGGACTCCCACCGATGGTGGTGAATTAAAAATCTACGATTTGCAGGATAACTGGATTGAAACGTTAGCGCCCGTTGCGGGACGTCTGGTGGTATTTCTTTCGGAACGATTCCCTCATGAAGTGCTCGAAGCGCATGCGGATCGCGTCAGTATTGCGGGCTGGTTTCGTACTAATGGAGTGAGCGGTAATAAGCTGGATATCGCGAATTAA
- a CDS encoding Rho-binding antiterminator: MVSCSQYDYIELACLFHLPVKLTMKSGEVYYGVAADTQRNSQKQECIALRGEEETWLLETDQLSSMEALSEQPHFSVIHFK; the protein is encoded by the coding sequence ATGGTTAGCTGCAGTCAATACGATTACATTGAACTGGCCTGTTTGTTTCATCTGCCAGTCAAATTAACAATGAAAAGTGGTGAGGTGTATTACGGAGTCGCCGCCGACACTCAACGTAATAGTCAAAAGCAGGAGTGTATTGCGCTAAGAGGTGAAGAAGAAACTTGGCTCCTCGAAACTGATCAACTGAGTTCGATGGAAGCCTTAAGTGAACAGCCCCATTTCTCTGTTATTCATTTCAAATAA
- the speG gene encoding spermidine N1-acetyltransferase, producing MNSQLTLRALERGDLRFIHNLNNNRNIMSYWFEEPYESFDELEELYNKHIHDNAERRFVVEDAQKNLIGLVELIEINYIHRSAEFQIIIAPEHQGKGFARTLINRALDYSFTILNLHKIYLHVAVENPKAVHLYEECGFVEEGHLVEEFFINGRYQDVKRMYILQSKYLNRSE from the coding sequence ATGAACAGTCAGTTAACGCTTAGAGCATTAGAACGCGGCGACTTACGCTTTATTCACAATCTCAATAACAACCGCAACATCATGTCCTACTGGTTTGAAGAGCCTTATGAATCCTTTGATGAACTCGAAGAGCTCTACAACAAACACATTCACGATAATGCTGAACGACGTTTTGTGGTTGAAGATGCGCAAAAAAACTTGATTGGCCTCGTCGAGCTGATTGAGATTAACTACATCCATCGCAGCGCGGAATTTCAAATCATCATCGCTCCAGAGCACCAAGGCAAAGGCTTTGCGCGTACCTTAATCAACCGAGCGTTAGATTACTCCTTCACTATTCTCAATCTGCATAAGATTTATTTACACGTTGCCGTCGAGAACCCTAAAGCAGTGCATCTCTACGAAGAGTGCGGATTTGTAGAGGAAGGCCACTTAGTCGAGGAATTTTTCATCAACGGCCGTTACCAAGATGTTAAGAGGATGTATATACTGCAAAGTAAGTACTTAAATAGAAGCGAGTAA
- the malK gene encoding maltose/maltodextrin ABC transporter ATP-binding protein MalK encodes MASVTLKNVCKAYGDVLISKNVDLEIQEGEFVVFVGPSGCGKSTLLRCIAGLEDITSGDLYIGEQRMNDVEPSKRGVGMVFQSYALYPHLNLYDNMSFGLKLSKANKSEIKKRVDHAAEILQLSHLLDRQPKALSGGQRQRVAIGRTLVSQPNVFLLDEPLSNLDAALRVQMRSEITKLQRKLGCTMIYVTHDQVEAMTMADKIVVLDAGFVSQVGKPLELYHYPQNRFVAGFIGSPKMNFMSVFIEGVEKDRVQVQLSNGTTFWIPVDGTTVTRGERMSLGIRPEHLVEAEHSDAKIEGKVMIVEKLGNETQVYMNLKGSDSDVIYRQPDTLDVEIGDTLTIGIPAHRCHLFHSDGRACRRLHQEKGVDLPA; translated from the coding sequence ATGGCGAGTGTCACGTTAAAAAATGTATGTAAAGCGTACGGCGATGTGCTGATTTCAAAGAATGTCGACTTAGAGATTCAAGAAGGCGAATTTGTGGTGTTCGTCGGTCCTTCAGGTTGCGGTAAATCCACACTGCTACGCTGTATTGCGGGTTTGGAAGACATTACGTCTGGCGACTTGTATATCGGCGAACAGCGCATGAATGATGTCGAACCTTCCAAACGCGGTGTAGGCATGGTTTTCCAATCCTACGCACTGTATCCGCACCTCAATCTGTATGACAACATGTCATTTGGTTTAAAACTATCGAAAGCCAACAAGAGCGAGATCAAAAAGCGCGTTGATCATGCGGCAGAAATTCTACAACTCAGCCATCTTCTGGATCGCCAACCCAAGGCGCTCTCTGGTGGTCAACGGCAACGTGTCGCCATCGGTCGTACTCTGGTTTCGCAGCCGAATGTGTTTTTGCTGGACGAACCCTTATCGAACCTAGATGCAGCTTTGCGCGTACAGATGCGCTCTGAAATCACTAAACTGCAACGTAAGCTAGGCTGCACCATGATTTACGTTACCCATGATCAAGTGGAAGCCATGACTATGGCGGACAAAATTGTGGTGTTGGATGCAGGATTCGTGTCTCAAGTCGGCAAACCACTCGAACTGTATCATTATCCACAAAACCGCTTTGTGGCCGGGTTTATTGGCTCGCCGAAAATGAACTTCATGAGCGTCTTCATTGAAGGAGTAGAAAAAGATCGGGTACAGGTCCAGCTTTCTAACGGTACGACCTTCTGGATCCCTGTCGATGGCACCACCGTCACTCGTGGAGAGCGTATGTCGCTCGGCATTCGCCCTGAGCATCTGGTTGAAGCCGAGCATAGTGATGCCAAAATCGAAGGCAAAGTGATGATTGTTGAGAAGTTGGGTAACGAAACTCAGGTGTATATGAACCTAAAAGGCTCAGATTCTGACGTAATCTACCGCCAGCCCGATACGCTCGATGTCGAAATCGGCGACACACTCACGATTGGCATTCCAGCACATCGCTGCCATCTATTTCACAGTGACGGTCGCGCCTGTCGCCGTCTGCACCAAGAAAAAGGTGTTGACCTTCCGGCTTAA
- the malE gene encoding maltose/maltodextrin ABC transporter substrate-binding protein MalE, with amino-acid sequence MKNALSTVALSTLVALGSFGAHAAIEEGQLTIWINGDKGYNGLAEVGKKFEADTGIKVTVAHPDALQDKFPQTAATGDGPDIVFWAHDRFGGYAEAGLLVEIKPSTKIQEGIVDFAWDAVKYNGKIIGYPIAVESLSLIYNKDLVPNPPKSWEEVAELDAKLKKEGKSAIMWNLKEPYFTWPLMASDGGYAFKYGVDGYDVKDAGINNKGVKDAMNFVKGLVDKGVISPDMDYSVSESAFNQGNTAMTINGPWSWGNIEKSGINYGVTTLPKFNGQASKPFVGVLTAGISTASPNKDLAVEFIENYLLTNDGLRMVNNDKPLGAVALNSFQRELDADARIAATMDNAMNGEIMPNIPQMNAFWSSAKNAIINIVDGRQTVDAALADAEKQMTK; translated from the coding sequence ATGAAAAATGCCCTAAGCACAGTCGCGCTGAGCACTCTGGTGGCTCTTGGTTCGTTTGGTGCCCATGCTGCTATTGAAGAAGGACAACTCACTATTTGGATCAATGGTGATAAAGGCTATAACGGTTTGGCGGAAGTCGGTAAGAAGTTTGAAGCAGACACCGGAATCAAAGTCACCGTCGCTCATCCTGATGCGCTACAAGATAAATTCCCACAAACCGCAGCAACTGGCGATGGTCCTGACATTGTGTTTTGGGCTCACGACCGTTTTGGCGGTTATGCGGAAGCTGGCCTGTTAGTCGAAATCAAACCTTCTACAAAAATTCAAGAAGGCATCGTAGATTTCGCATGGGATGCAGTGAAATACAACGGCAAAATCATTGGTTATCCAATTGCGGTGGAATCGTTATCACTGATTTATAACAAAGACCTTGTCCCTAACCCACCGAAAAGCTGGGAAGAAGTCGCTGAGCTGGATGCCAAACTGAAGAAAGAAGGCAAATCGGCCATCATGTGGAACCTGAAAGAGCCTTACTTCACTTGGCCTTTGATGGCGTCTGATGGCGGTTACGCATTCAAATACGGCGTTGATGGCTATGATGTGAAAGACGCAGGTATCAACAATAAAGGCGTAAAAGACGCGATGAATTTCGTGAAAGGCCTTGTGGATAAAGGCGTGATCTCTCCAGATATGGATTACTCAGTGTCTGAGTCTGCCTTTAACCAAGGTAATACCGCGATGACCATCAACGGTCCATGGTCTTGGGGCAACATCGAGAAATCAGGCATCAACTACGGTGTGACTACTTTGCCTAAATTTAACGGCCAAGCGTCGAAACCTTTCGTTGGCGTTCTCACCGCAGGTATCAGCACCGCTTCTCCAAATAAAGATCTGGCGGTGGAATTCATCGAAAACTATCTGCTGACTAACGATGGTCTGCGCATGGTAAACAACGATAAACCACTAGGTGCGGTTGCGCTGAACTCTTTCCAACGTGAACTGGATGCGGATGCGCGCATTGCGGCGACCATGGATAACGCCATGAACGGCGAAATTATGCCTAACATTCCACAAATGAACGCGTTTTGGAGCTCTGCGAAAAACGCCATCATCAACATCGTTGATGGCCGTCAAACCGTGGATGCCGCTCTGGCTGATGCTGAAAAGCAGATGACGAAATAA